From Burkholderia sp. WP9, a single genomic window includes:
- the rpoD gene encoding RNA polymerase sigma factor RpoD: protein MPDESSGENESGRADLKALIKLGTERGFIIRGEISDCLPERLAQPDAIENVIRAFREMGIAVFEQAPDAESMIMSDYPAAVASDEQMEEEAVTAISSVDAEFGRTTDPVRMYMREMGATELLTRQGEIALARRIEEGRNGMIRAISSCPATIAEILTIADGVACGETAIDELVDGLVDPAEAGTDDMTAVPEDSLDSAPVFDDDQGDEDADDAGTEPADQYIETLKHDALAKFAKVADWFGQLRDAYETQGYGSARYCAAQAAIEAELMTIRFTARTIDRLCGALRLSADEVRTIEREIVRIVVERCGVPRDTFVAHFVGNETNPAWARQIVAAGQPFSSVLERNLPAIQLEQEKLLALQKRVVLPLDEFREVCRALSASEAKTLRAKGEMIEANLRLVISIAKRYTNRGLLFLDLIQEGNIGLMRAVDKFEYRRGYKFSTYATWWIRQAVSRSIADQARTIRVPVHMIESLNKLKRISRKILQETGSEPDAAVLAPLMEMQEQKVRAMLRIVKEPVSLDASVGENDDTSIGDLIEDSAAILPDDAALHASMRDAIGEALMTLTPREAKILRLRFGIESGRDHTLEELGEQFELTRERIRQIEAKALRKLRHPARSERLKSFLDEG, encoded by the coding sequence ATGCCCGATGAGTCCAGCGGAGAAAATGAAAGCGGCCGCGCAGACCTGAAAGCACTGATCAAGCTCGGAACCGAGCGTGGCTTCATCATTCGTGGGGAAATCAGCGATTGTCTGCCCGAGCGCCTCGCGCAACCGGATGCGATCGAGAACGTGATCAGAGCGTTCAGAGAAATGGGCATTGCCGTGTTCGAGCAGGCGCCGGACGCGGAGTCGATGATCATGAGCGATTATCCGGCCGCGGTTGCGAGCGACGAGCAGATGGAGGAAGAGGCCGTAACGGCAATCTCGAGCGTGGACGCGGAGTTCGGCCGTACTACCGATCCCGTGCGCATGTACATGCGTGAAATGGGCGCCACGGAGCTGCTCACCCGTCAGGGCGAGATTGCCCTTGCGCGACGAATCGAAGAGGGCCGCAACGGCATGATCCGGGCCATATCTTCGTGTCCCGCAACGATAGCGGAGATCCTCACGATTGCTGACGGCGTCGCCTGCGGCGAAACGGCCATCGACGAGCTCGTCGACGGTCTGGTCGATCCGGCTGAAGCCGGGACGGACGATATGACCGCAGTGCCTGAAGACTCGCTCGATTCGGCCCCTGTGTTCGACGACGACCAGGGCGACGAAGACGCTGACGACGCTGGAACCGAACCCGCCGATCAGTACATCGAGACGCTGAAACACGACGCGCTTGCGAAATTTGCGAAAGTGGCTGACTGGTTCGGGCAATTGCGGGATGCCTATGAAACACAAGGCTACGGTTCCGCACGCTATTGCGCCGCACAGGCAGCGATCGAGGCCGAGCTGATGACAATCCGCTTCACCGCGCGCACGATCGACCGCTTGTGCGGGGCACTGCGGCTGTCAGCCGACGAAGTCCGAACCATCGAGCGCGAAATCGTGCGGATCGTAGTAGAGCGATGCGGCGTGCCGCGTGACACGTTTGTCGCGCATTTCGTCGGTAATGAGACCAACCCTGCGTGGGCGCGGCAGATCGTTGCGGCAGGGCAACCGTTCAGCAGCGTGCTGGAACGAAACCTCCCCGCTATCCAGCTGGAGCAGGAAAAGCTGCTTGCCCTGCAGAAGCGGGTCGTGTTGCCGCTCGACGAATTTCGCGAGGTCTGTCGCGCGCTGAGCGCAAGCGAGGCAAAAACGCTGCGCGCGAAAGGCGAAATGATCGAGGCGAATCTGCGGCTGGTGATCTCCATTGCCAAGCGCTACACGAATCGCGGACTGCTGTTTCTCGATCTGATCCAGGAAGGCAACATCGGGCTGATGCGCGCCGTGGACAAATTCGAATACCGCCGCGGATATAAGTTCTCCACGTATGCGACCTGGTGGATCCGGCAGGCCGTCAGCCGGTCGATCGCGGATCAGGCGCGCACCATCCGGGTTCCCGTCCACATGATCGAGTCGCTCAACAAGCTCAAGCGGATTTCGCGCAAGATCCTGCAGGAGACGGGAAGTGAACCCGACGCCGCTGTACTTGCGCCGTTGATGGAAATGCAGGAGCAGAAGGTTCGGGCAATGCTGCGAATCGTCAAGGAGCCGGTTTCTCTCGACGCGTCCGTCGGGGAAAACGACGACACGTCGATAGGCGACCTGATCGAAGACTCCGCCGCCATTCTGCCCGACGACGCGGCGCTCCACGCCAGCATGCGGGACGCCATCGGCGAGGCGCTCATGACGCTGACGCCGCGCGAAGCGAAGATTTTGCGCCTGCGCTTCGGTATTGAGAGCGGCAGGGATCACACATTGGAGGAACTCGGAGAACAGTTTGAGTTGACGCGCGAGCGGATCCGTCAGATTGAAGCGAAGGCGCTGCGCAAGCTGCGGCATCCGGCCCGATCCGAGCGCCTGAAGTCGTTTCTGGATGAAGGCTAG
- the fabZ gene encoding 3-hydroxyacyl-ACP dehydratase FabZ: MSTEKTNLDIHKILTLLPHRYPILLVDRVLELEPHKRIKALKNVSINEPYFMGHFPSRPVMPGVLILEALAQAAALLTFSEEPHDPASSQYLFVGIDEARFKRVVEPGDQLLLTVSFQRHMRGIWKFTARAEVEDAVAAQATLMCTVRHAD; encoded by the coding sequence ATGAGCACCGAAAAAACCAATCTCGACATCCACAAGATTCTCACGCTGCTGCCGCATCGCTATCCGATTCTGCTCGTAGATCGGGTGCTCGAACTCGAGCCGCATAAACGCATCAAGGCGCTGAAGAACGTATCGATCAACGAGCCGTACTTCATGGGTCATTTCCCGAGCCGTCCTGTGATGCCGGGTGTGCTGATCCTCGAAGCGCTCGCGCAGGCCGCGGCGCTGCTGACGTTCTCGGAAGAGCCGCACGATCCGGCCAGCTCGCAGTATCTTTTCGTGGGTATCGACGAGGCACGCTTCAAGCGGGTGGTCGAGCCGGGTGACCAACTTCTCCTGACGGTCTCGTTCCAGCGCCACATGCGCGGCATCTGGAAGTTCACGGCACGCGCTGAAGTGGAGGATGCAGTGGCAGCGCAAGCCACTCTTATGTGCACCGTCAGGCATGCGGATTGA